The following proteins come from a genomic window of Alosa sapidissima isolate fAloSap1 chromosome 20, fAloSap1.pri, whole genome shotgun sequence:
- the hprt1 gene encoding hypoxanthine-guanine phosphoribosyltransferase — protein MATTSPCVVISDDEQGYDLDLFCIPKHYASDLERVYIPHGLILDRTERLAREIMKDMGGHHIVALCVLKGGYKFFADLLDYIKALNRNSDRSIPMTVDFIRLKSYCNDQSTGEIKVIGGDDLSTLTGKNVLIVEDIIDTGKTMKTLLELLKQYNPKMVKVASLLVKRTPRSVGYRPDFVGFEVPDKFVVGYALDYNEYFRDLNHICVISETGKEKYKA, from the exons ATGGCAACTACCAGTCCATGTGTCGTG ATCAGTGATGACGAGCAGGGTTATGACCTGGACCTTTTCTGCATACCAAAGCATTATGCCTCTGATCTGGAAAGGGTCTACATCCCACATGGACTCATTCTGGATAG GACCGAGCGGCTGGCCAGGGAGATCATGAAGGACATGGGAGGGCACCACATAGTGGCCCTCTGTGTGCTCAAGGGGGGCTACAAGTTCTTCGCCGACCTGCTGGACTACATCAAGGCCCTGAACCGCAACAGTGACCGGTCCATTCCCATGACTGTGGACTTCATCCGGCTTAAAAGTTACTGT AATGACCAATCCACTGGGGAGATTAAGGTGATTGGTGGAGACGATCTGTCCACACTCACAGGGAAG AATGTCCTGATTGTTGAG GACATTATTGACACTGGGAAGACAATGAAGACGCTGCTGGAACTACTCAAGCAGTACAATCCAAAAATGGTCAAAGTTGCAAG tCTATTGGTGAAGCGGACACCAAGGAGTGTTGGCTACAGACCAGACT TTGTAGGATTTGAAGTTCCTGACAAATTCGTGGTGGGATATGCATTAGACTACAATGAATATTTCAGAGATCTCAAT CACATCTGCGTCATCAGTGAAACGGGAAAAGAGAAGTACAAGGCGTGA